AAGAGATAAACGAATATCTTACGTAAGCTTATCACGTAATTTTGGAAAAGAAACTGCAATGATTGCAGGACTTGACTATGCAAAAGGAGATGCAGTTGTAATAATAGATGCGGATTTACAGGATCCTCCTGAGTTAATTCCTGAAATGATAAAATATTGGGAAGATGGATATGATGATATTTATGCAAAGAGAAGAGACAGAGATGGAGAAACTTGGTTTAAAAAGTGGAGTTCAAAGACATTTTATAGAATTCTTCAGGGAATGACTAAAATTCCAATTCAAAAGGATACCGGGGATTTTAGACTCTTAGATAGAAGATGTGTTGAAGCACTAAAAAAATTGCGAGAAACTCAAAGATACACAAAGGGAATGTTCAGCTGGATTGGATATAATAAAAAGGAAATATTATTCGATCGTGATCCTAGAGCAGCAGGGAAAACAAAATGGAATTATTTTAAACTTATGGATTTAGCTATAGAGGGGATAACTTCCTTTACTACTTTTCCACTGAGAGTGTCCAGTTTTCTAGGCATAGGAATATCATTCTTAGCTTTTATTTATATGATTATAATAATAGTTAAAACATTGATATATGGAGAAGTAGTTCAAGGATATCCGTCTTTAATGGTGGTACTTTTGTTTCTTGGAGGAGCACAATTAATTTCCATAGGCATAATAGGGGAGTATATTGGCAGGATATTTAATGAAACTAAAAAGAGACCATTGTACTTTATAGATGAATACAATAATGAAAAAGAGAAAAATAGTTAGTAAAGATGAGGTTATGTATTATTATGAATGTAGATAAATTAAAAGAAAGATATTTAAGAGAAGATATTATTGAAAAAATTTCTTATTTATTCTTTGGCGGACTTACTACTTTAGTAAATATAGTATCTTACTGGGCTTTAACAGCATTATTAGGATTTAATTATATTTATGCATCAATTATTGCATGGATTATTGCAGTGATTTTTGCTTTTATAACAAATAAATTATATGTATTTAAAAGTGAAAAGAAAGACTTTAAAAGTATAACAAAAGAAGCTATATCCTTTTTTACCTTTAGAATATTGACATTGGGACTTGACTTGGGCACTATGTTTTTAATGGTGCAAATAATTAAAACAAATGATATATTGGCAAAAATAGCAGCTAATGTATTAGTAATACTAGCAAATTATTTTGCCAGCAAATTAATCATTTTTAAAAAGTAACCTAAAGGAAAGGGATATTAAAACATGGAAAAAGTATGTGGATTTTTTAAGAGAAACCTATATATAATAGCAGCATTTATACTACCATTTATAATATTGACATTAGTATACATAAAAATGGACATGTCTCCCTTTGGTGGAAAATCTATATTGATTTCTGATATGAAGGGACAATATGTACATTTCTTTTCTTCTTATAGAGATATTTTACTTCAGGGAAAGAGTCTTTTATATTCATGGAATGCAGGAATGGGATTAAGTTTAATTGGATTAATTGCCTATTACCTTTCTAGTCCAATAACTTTTATTTTGTTGATTATTCCAAAGGAATATTTAACTGATGGTATATTATTAATGATAATGATAAAGATCAGTCTTAGTGGAAGCACTTTTGCGGCTTATATAAAATATAAATTTAAAAGAAATGATATAAGCATATTGATTTTTTCCCTTTTTTATGCACTTATGTCTTATTCTATTGTATATTCATATAATCTTATGTGGTTAGATGGGGTCTTTTTGCTTCCTATAGTATTAATTGGTGTTGAAAAGGTAATTAGAGAAAATAAATACATTTTTTTGATTATTACATATATATTATTGTTTATATCAAATTTTTATATTGGATATATGGATGCACTATTTTCATTTATATATTTTATAGCAATTTATTTTATAGAAAATGTAAAGTTTAGTTTTAGAGATTTTTTTAAGAAATTATACATGTACATATTGAGTTCTATTTTAGCTATAGGATGTACAGCTTTTATTATGATTCCTACCTATTATTCACTAAAGGCAGGAGAAAGTCCTTTTATGAATAATCTACCTGGCTTAGGTATAAATTTTAATATTTTTGATTTATTTAGTAAATTGCTAATTGGATCTTATGATAGGCCCACAGATGGTTTGCCTAATATATTTTGTGGACTCTTAGTTATATTGATATTACCTTTATTTTATGTTAATTTCAAAATCAAATTGAAAGAAAAATTCATATATACAGCTTTGTTTTTAATTATGCTTATAAGTATGGAGAATAGTCTTATTAATGTAGTATGGCATGCTTTTCACATACCTAATTGTTTCCCCTACAGATATTCATTTTTAACTTCATTTATAATGATACTAATATCCTATAGAGTGTATATGAATTTTAAATATATAAAATTAAGTCAGTTATTTAAATCTTATATTTTTATAGGCTTTATTGTTGTTATAATACAAAAATTTGGATATAATTACTTAGATGTAAAGAGTTATTATTTAACTTTTATATTTTTAACAATTTACTTTTTGATCTTTGCTTTTAAAATAAATTACAGTAAGAAATATTCTAAAATTATTACCTTAATACTAATTTTAACTGTATTTTGTGAAATGTTTGCCAGTTCTTTAATGCTTTATAATTCTGTTAATAGAATGCTTGGGTTTTCAGATAAAAAAGACTATATTAATTATGTAAAGAACTATAAACCTATATTTGAAGATGTGCAAAATAAGGATAAGACTTTTTATAGAATGGAAAAAAATTTCTCTATGACTCATAATGATCCTCTTTCCCTTGAATATAATGGAATAGCAAGTTTTACATCCACAGCTAATCAAGGCCTTAATAATACTCTAAATAGTTTGGGGTTTTATGGTGCTGCCAGTTCTCAGGAGATGGAGTATAAAGGTGCAACTATAGTAACTGATTCTATTTTTGGAATTAAATATATAGTATCACAGGACAATATAAATAATTACTATAAAGAATATAAAAAATACCATAATGCAGCTGTATATGAAAATTCTTTTGCATTACCAATAGGATTTATGGTGAGTGATAGTGTATATAGTGTAAACTTTTCTAATAATTTCTTTGAAAATCAAAATGAAGTCTTAAATAAAATGGTGGGTAATAAAGATAAAGTAAGTTATTTTAATAGAATTAAAAATGTAAATATAAAATTAAACAATGTATCAATATCAAAAGAAAATGGCATGGAAATTTATACTAAAATAAATCCTAATATAGAAGGAAGTATAGAATATTCCTTTAATAGTGAGAAAGATTATCCTATATACATGTATTTAAATGGAATTCAGAACGGTGAATTAGCGCAGGTTTATCTAGATAATAAATTATTAGATAATAATTATATTCATTACTACTATAAATCTTATATTTTGGAAGCTGATAACAGTTATAAAGAATCAAATAAATCAAAAATTGTAAAAATTGTGTTAAAAAATAATAGGTTGCCATTAAAAGATAGTCTTTTTTATTACTTAGATATGAATAATACAGAAAAAGCTTTAGGGGAACTAAATAATAATTCATTTAATATTAAAGAATATGGAGAAAATTTAATAAAGGGAAATATAAATGTTACAAATAAAAAAGTATTATATACTTCTATTCCTTATGATTCAGGATGGAGTGTAAAAGTAGATGGAAAAAAAGCAGATATTAAGAAGTCCTTGAATGCATTTATATCGGTAGAATTACAGGAAGGTAGTCATGAAATAGCTTTTGAATTTTTGCCTAAAGGATTTAAAGCAGGTGTTCTTATAAGTTTAATAAGTATTTTCATATTTATTGCTGTTATTTTATTGAGGCATATAAAGAAGCGTAAAATTTTTATAAGGAGATAAAATGATTTAATATGGATAAAAAATTAATAATAATTATAGTAACAACTGTATGCTTAATGGCTGCTTTTTTATATGGATATGATCTAGATAAAAAAAACCAAATGAAAGTTGTAAGTTTAAATAAATCCACAGAATTATATGATGAGAGAGAAGATATGAAATACAGTATTGATTCAATTAAATTTGAAAAGGGTATTGGAGAAATAAATGGATGGGCTATAGTAAATGGTATAGATTCCATAGATGTTAAACCCAGTGTCGTGTTAAGAAATGAAAATGATGATATGTATAAAATTAAAACAAGAATACAGAAGAGAAGAGATATCACTAAATTAATTACAAATGAAAATAAAAAATATGATAATTCTGGTATAACTTCTGAATTTTATATAAAAGATCTTCCTAAAAGACACAAATATCAAATAGGAATACAAATACAGATAAAAGAAGTCAAATATTTTATATGGACAAATAAAGATTTTTCTCTATAGATTATAATATTAAATTTAAGACAGGGGAACGAGATGATAAATAAATATATGGTAATTGGAAATAAAAAAAATGAATATTTAAATAAAATTTTAAGTATGGCACCTTTTTTTATTCTTTTAATCTCCATGATTATACTTCATAGATTTGAGAAAATGCAGCCCGGAGATGATTATTGGTTTCAACAGATACCACCTAAATATACTTTCTTTAAGTATGTAGAGTGGAGGTATTTTGATTGGTCTGGAAGAGTGAGTGTAGAAAGTGTACTTTATTTTATTTTTAAAGATAGTGGTGAGTTGTGGAAAATTATAAATCCTATAGTTATAACTATATTTGCCTATGCTATAAGCAGAATTGTCCTTGGCAGAAAAGAATATCAAGATAGAAAAAATATATTATTAAACTCTTACATATGCGTAGGATGGCTATTTATAAGTATGGCGGTACTTAAGGCATCTATATTTTGGATGACTGGATCAATTAATTATTTATGGCCAGTTACAGCAGGTCTGTTAGCTATTATCCCCTTTAGAGATGCATTAATGAAGGAATATAAAGGAAAAATAAGTATGGTATTATATTTATTGCCAGCAATATTTGCAGCTTTCGGACAAGAACAAACAACTCTTGTAATAGTAGCCTTTTCTACTCTTATAAATATTTATATATTTATAAGAGATAAAAAAATATATAAATATTTAATTTTTCAAAATGTTATTATGATAATAGGTGCGATAGTTATACTTTTAGCCCCTGGAAATTTCAATAGAAATCATATAGAAATGAATAACTGGCTGCCAAATTATCTGTTGTATAGTAAATGGGAAATTGGATTTTATGGTATTCAATGGCTATTTAATAATCTTTTAAATGATTGCAGAGTAATATTCATGTTGTTAATTGCAATAGTAAGTATAGCTTTATATAGAAAAAATAATAATAAAATAAGAAAGAAGATATCTGTATTAATACCTATAGCAGCTTGTATTTTGATAATTGTTGGAATTCTATTTTCCTTAAATAATGTTATACCAAAGCCAATAATTGAAAAAATAAATTTTCCGGCTGATTATAATATTATATGGAGTAATTTAAGTAATATTTTTTTTGATTTTAATCTGCCTTTTTCTTTATCAGTAAAATCAGCATTAAAATTTTTCCTATGGTCGGTTATAGTTGTTTTAATTCCATATTTTATACTTTATTTATATGATTTTAAAATAAAAGGATTTTATACAGCTTTAATCTATATAGCTGGAATCTGTACTGCTGTAGTCATGTTTTTATCTCCAACAATTTATGTATCTGGTCAAAGAACATTATTCGTACTTGCTACATTATTCTTTTTAACTTTTATTATTATATTAAAGGATCAAAAGTATTTATTAAAAAAACGATACTTGATATTATTTATAATAATACCAATAATTAAGTATATATTTATACTTGAATATTTAATACATATCAAATAAGATTTATCAGTTTTTTTAGAGTTGTTTAATAATGTATATGTGAACATTTTTAGATGACTTTTTATCTATTTTACCATGAAAAATA
This genomic window from Clostridium pasteurianum DSM 525 = ATCC 6013 contains:
- a CDS encoding YfhO family protein, which encodes MEKVCGFFKRNLYIIAAFILPFIILTLVYIKMDMSPFGGKSILISDMKGQYVHFFSSYRDILLQGKSLLYSWNAGMGLSLIGLIAYYLSSPITFILLIIPKEYLTDGILLMIMIKISLSGSTFAAYIKYKFKRNDISILIFSLFYALMSYSIVYSYNLMWLDGVFLLPIVLIGVEKVIRENKYIFLIITYILLFISNFYIGYMDALFSFIYFIAIYFIENVKFSFRDFFKKLYMYILSSILAIGCTAFIMIPTYYSLKAGESPFMNNLPGLGINFNIFDLFSKLLIGSYDRPTDGLPNIFCGLLVILILPLFYVNFKIKLKEKFIYTALFLIMLISMENSLINVVWHAFHIPNCFPYRYSFLTSFIMILISYRVYMNFKYIKLSQLFKSYIFIGFIVVIIQKFGYNYLDVKSYYLTFIFLTIYFLIFAFKINYSKKYSKIITLILILTVFCEMFASSLMLYNSVNRMLGFSDKKDYINYVKNYKPIFEDVQNKDKTFYRMEKNFSMTHNDPLSLEYNGIASFTSTANQGLNNTLNSLGFYGAASSQEMEYKGATIVTDSIFGIKYIVSQDNINNYYKEYKKYHNAAVYENSFALPIGFMVSDSVYSVNFSNNFFENQNEVLNKMVGNKDKVSYFNRIKNVNIKLNNVSISKENGMEIYTKINPNIEGSIEYSFNSEKDYPIYMYLNGIQNGELAQVYLDNKLLDNNYIHYYYKSYILEADNSYKESNKSKIVKIVLKNNRLPLKDSLFYYLDMNNTEKALGELNNNSFNIKEYGENLIKGNINVTNKKVLYTSIPYDSGWSVKVDGKKADIKKSLNAFISVELQEGSHEIAFEFLPKGFKAGVLISLISIFIFIAVILLRHIKKRKIFIRR
- a CDS encoding glycosyltransferase family 2 protein, with the translated sequence MKMVTILIPAYNEEEVLEKLYDRLTEVIASIKNYEFEILFVNDGSKDDTINIIKNYRERDKRISYVSLSRNFGKETAMIAGLDYAKGDAVVIIDADLQDPPELIPEMIKYWEDGYDDIYAKRRDRDGETWFKKWSSKTFYRILQGMTKIPIQKDTGDFRLLDRRCVEALKKLRETQRYTKGMFSWIGYNKKEILFDRDPRAAGKTKWNYFKLMDLAIEGITSFTTFPLRVSSFLGIGISFLAFIYMIIIIVKTLIYGEVVQGYPSLMVVLLFLGGAQLISIGIIGEYIGRIFNETKKRPLYFIDEYNNEKEKNS
- a CDS encoding DUF6056 family protein, whose amino-acid sequence is MINKYMVIGNKKNEYLNKILSMAPFFILLISMIILHRFEKMQPGDDYWFQQIPPKYTFFKYVEWRYFDWSGRVSVESVLYFIFKDSGELWKIINPIVITIFAYAISRIVLGRKEYQDRKNILLNSYICVGWLFISMAVLKASIFWMTGSINYLWPVTAGLLAIIPFRDALMKEYKGKISMVLYLLPAIFAAFGQEQTTLVIVAFSTLINIYIFIRDKKIYKYLIFQNVIMIIGAIVILLAPGNFNRNHIEMNNWLPNYLLYSKWEIGFYGIQWLFNNLLNDCRVIFMLLIAIVSIALYRKNNNKIRKKISVLIPIAACILIIVGILFSLNNVIPKPIIEKINFPADYNIIWSNLSNIFFDFNLPFSLSVKSALKFFLWSVIVVLIPYFILYLYDFKIKGFYTALIYIAGICTAVVMFLSPTIYVSGQRTLFVLATLFFLTFIIILKDQKYLLKKRYLILFIIIPIIKYIFILEYLIHIK
- a CDS encoding GtrA family protein, with translation MNVDKLKERYLREDIIEKISYLFFGGLTTLVNIVSYWALTALLGFNYIYASIIAWIIAVIFAFITNKLYVFKSEKKDFKSITKEAISFFTFRILTLGLDLGTMFLMVQIIKTNDILAKIAANVLVILANYFASKLIIFKK